In a genomic window of Telopea speciosissima isolate NSW1024214 ecotype Mountain lineage chromosome 5, Tspe_v1, whole genome shotgun sequence:
- the LOC122661425 gene encoding valine--tRNA ligase, mitochondrial 1, protein MEQPETEDLERKKKKEEKAKEKEMKKLKALQKAEAAKLQAQKASNAPKKSERKNSKRDAEEENPEDYVDPKTDPGEKKRLSRQMAKQYSPSEVEKSWYGWWEKSKFFVADSKSSKPPFVIVLPPPNVTGALHIGHGLTSAIEDTIIRWRRMSGYNALWVPGMDHAGIATQVVVEKKIMRERKLTRHDIGRENFVSEVWKWKDQYGGTILNQLRRLGASLDWSRECFTMDKERSKAVTEAFVRLHKEGLIYRDHRLVNWDCILRTAISDIEVDYKDIKEKTLLKLPGYENPVEFGVLTSFAYPLEGGFGEIVVATTRVETMLGDTAIAIHPEDERYRGLHGKFAIHPFSGRKLPIICDAILVDPTFGTGAVKITPAHDPNDFEVGKRHNLEFINIFTDDGKINSNGGQFEGMPRFKAREDVIKALKDKMLYREAQNNEMRLGFCSRSNDVVEPMIKPQWFVNCSGMAKEALDAVMNDENRKIEIIPKQYAAEWKRWLENIRDWCISRQLWWGHRIPAWYVSLEDDQLKEFGAYNDHWVVGRNEEEALLEAKRMFSGKKFEMGQDPDVLDTWFSSGLFPLTVLGWPDDTEDFRKFYPTSVLETGHDILFFWVARMVMLGMKLGGDVPFRKVYLHPMIRDAHGRKMSKSLGNVIDPLEVINGISLEGLHKRLEEGNLDRNELIIAKEGQLKDFPNGIPECGADALRFALISYTAQSDKINLDIQRVIGYRQWCNKLWNAIRFAMTKLGDDYVPPTNFILQSMPFCCKWILSVLNKAISKTVSSLESYEFSDACTAVYSWWQFQLCDVFIEAIKPYFAGTDPRFESARSAAQDALWVCLDNGLRLLHPFMPYVTEELWQRLPQPQKSARKESIMICEYPSVVKEWSNERIEDEMDLVEQAVRSLRSFRSELPPNERHARRPAFVLCRTDAVAEIIQSHDLEISTLASLSSMKVLGENDAVPAGCSVSIVNESLSVYLQLQGAVSAEAEREKLNKKRDEIQKQKENLTQQMNASGYEKVPARIRDENMAKLNKLMQELEIVEEASRNI, encoded by the exons ATG GAGCAGCCGGAGACCGAAGATCTCGagcgaaagaagaagaaggaagaaaag gccaaagagaaagaaatgaaaaagctGAAGGCTTTACAAAAAGCAGAAGCAGCCAAACTTCAG GCGCAAAAAGCATCCAATGCACCAAAAAAGAGTGAACGGAAAAATTCAAAAAGAGATGCTGAGGAAGAGAATCCTGAGGATTATGTTGATCCTAAGACTGATCCTGGTGAGAAGAAGCGGCTTTCTCGTCAAATGGCAAAGCAATACAGCCCAAGTGAAGTTGAGAAATC ATGGTATGGATGGTGGgagaaatcaaaattttttgtgGCAGATTCAAAAAGCTCTAAACCACCCTTTGTGATT GTTTTGCCACCGCCTAATGTAACTGGGGCATTACACATAGGCCATGGCCTTACTTCGGCCATAGAG GATACAATTATCCGTTGGCGGAGAATGTCTGGATATAATGCTTTGTGGGTGCCAGGAATGGACCATGCTGGAATTGCAACTCAG GTTGTTgttgagaagaagataatgCGAGAAAGAAAATTGACCAGACATGACATTGGTCGTGAGAATTTTGTGTCTGAA GTGTGGAAATGGAAAGATCAATATGGTGGCACCATATTAAATCAGCTACGTCGGCTAGGTGCTTCTCTTGACTGGTCCCGTGAG TGTTTCACAATGGATAAGGAACGGTCAAAAGCTGTGACAGAGGCTTTTGTTAGGCTTCACAAGGAAGGTCTTATCTATAG GGATCATCGGCTAGTGAATTGGGATTGCATCTTACGAACGGCCATTTCTGATATTGAG GTAGACTATAAGGACATCAAAGAAAAAACTCTATTGAAGCTTCCTGGGTACGAAAACCCCGTGGAGTTTGGTGTACTGACATCTTTTGCTTACCCTCTTGAGGGAGGCTTTGGTGAGATCGTTGTTGCTACAACTAGAGTGGAAACAATGCTCGGTGATACTGCAATTGCTATACACCCTGAGGATGAGAGGTATAGAGGTCTGCATGGAAAATTTGCAATTCATCCATTCAGTGGAAGAAAACTCCCAATAATTTGTGATGCAATACTTGTTGATCCTACATTTGGGACTGGTGCAGTTAAG ATTACTCCAGCCCatgacccaaatgattttgaggttGGAAAGCGTCATAATCTTGAATTCATCAACATTTTCACTGATGATGGGAAGATAAACAGCAATGGTGGTCAATTTGAAGGGATGCCTAGGTTTAAAGCTCGTGAAGATGTCATTAAGGCATTGAAGGATAAG ATGCTCTATAGAGAGGCTCAAAATAATGAGATGCGCCTTGGCTTTTGCTCAAGAAGCAATGATGTTGTGGAGCCAATGATAAAGCCACAATGGTTTGTCAACTGCAGTGGCATGGCAAAGGAAGCTCTTGATGCTGTTATGAATGATGAGAATAGAAAGATTGAGATCATTCCAAAACAATATGCTGCTGAATGGAAGAG GTGGCTGGAAAATATTCGTGATTGGTGCATTTCTAGGCAACTTTGGTGGGGCCACCGTATTCCAGCATGGTATGTGTCACTGGAGGATGATCAACTAAAGGAATTTGGTGCATACAACGACCACTGGGTGGTTGGAAGAAATGAGGAAGAAGCTTTGTTGGAAGCAAAGAGAATGTTTTCTGGGAAGAAGTTTGAAATGGGTCAAGACCCAGATGTGTTGGACACTTGGTTTTCTTCTGGTCTTTTTCCATTAACAGTGCTGGGTTGGCCAGATGATACGGAAGACTTTAGGAAATTTTATCCAACATCAGTTCTTGAGACTGGACATGACATTCTCTTTTTCTGGGTTGCGCGGATGGTAATGCTGGGAATGAAACTGGGAGGTGATGTACCTTTCAGAAAG GTTTACTTACACCCAATGATTCGTGATGCACATGGCCGTAAAATGTCTAAGTCTCTTGGAAATGTTATTGATCCGCTTGAAGTAATAAATGGAATATCATTGGAAGGCCTCCATAAGAGGCTGGAGGAGGGTAACTTGGACCGAAATGAGCTGATTATTGCTAAAGAGGGGCAGTTGAAAGACTTCCCAAATGGTATTCCAGAATGTGGTGCAGATGCTCTGCGCTTTGCCCTCATCTCATATACTGCACAG TCGGACAAAATAAATTTGGATATCCAAAGAGTTATTGGGTACCGCCAGTGGTGTAATAAACTTTGGAATGCCATTCGCTTTGCTATGACCAAACTTGGAGATGATTATGTCCCTCCCACAAATTTCATTCTTCAATCCATGCCATTCTGCTGCAAATGGATACTCTCAGTTTTAAATAAAGCCATATCCAAAACTGTGTCTTCTCTTGAATCCTATGAGTTCTCAGATGCATGTACTGCAGTGTATTCATGGTGGCAGTTTCAGTTGTGTGATGTATTTATTGAAGCAATTAAACCATATTTTGCGGGTACCGATCCAAGGTTTGAGTCTGCAAGAAGTGCTGCACAAGATGCTTTGTGGGTTTGCCTGGACAATGGTTTGCGGTTGCTCCATCCATTTATGCCATATGTCACAGAAGAACTTTGGCAGCGTCTTCCTCAACCACAGAAGAGTGCTAGGAAAGAATCAATCATGATATGCGAGTACCCATCAGTTGTAAAG GAATGGTCAAATGaaagaatcgaagatgagatgGATCTTGTTGAGCAGGCTGTCAGATCGCTTCGATCATTCCGCTCAGAGTTGCCTCCAAATGAGAGGCATGCAAG gcGACCGGCTTTTGTGCTTTGTCGGACTGATGCAGTTGCGGAGATTATTCAAAGCCATGATTTGGAGATTTCAACTCTTGCTTCGTTGTCATCTATGAAG GTCCTTGGTGAGAATGATGCCGTGCCTGCTGGATGTTCAGTTTCCATTGTAAATGAAAGCCTTTCTGTGTATCTCCAGCTACAAGGGGCTGTCAGTGCAGAAGCTGAACGTGAAAAGCTCAATAAAAAGAGAGACGAAATACAAAA